One part of the Paenibacillus silvisoli genome encodes these proteins:
- a CDS encoding citrate/2-methylcitrate synthase, translated as MAVKKPGGLAGIEAGETAISTVGKNGLGLTYRGYAIEDLAEHGSFEETAYLLIRGKLPNVDELAAYKRKLASASNLPESLQRILELLPADAHPMEVLQVGCTALGTMEPESAARSTADIADRLIAATGPMLLHWYHFHKAAEGETEKQALEPELLHADKEAESGGDAAVTAESDDAFDMDHYTVAGHFLYLLHKKQAEPLAVRVFDISLVLYAEHEFNASTFASRVTASTLSNYYSCIATGIGTLRGNLHGGANEAVMELITQFDTPEEAEAATRERLAAKQLIMGFGHRVYTVSDPRSDIIKKWSETLSLWADDSQLFAISEAVEKVMRQEKSLFPNLDFYSASAYHFMGIPTAMFTPIFVISRITGWTAHVMEQRQNNRIIRPTAAYVGPETQPWLAVHERR; from the coding sequence ATGGCCGTGAAGAAGCCCGGAGGATTGGCCGGCATCGAAGCCGGCGAAACGGCAATCAGCACGGTAGGGAAAAACGGTCTTGGCTTGACATACCGCGGATACGCCATCGAAGATTTGGCGGAGCATGGAAGCTTCGAGGAAACGGCCTATCTGCTTATTCGCGGCAAGCTGCCGAATGTCGATGAGCTGGCCGCATACAAGCGCAAGCTGGCGTCGGCGAGCAATTTGCCGGAATCGCTGCAGCGCATACTGGAGCTGCTTCCGGCGGATGCGCATCCGATGGAGGTGCTGCAGGTCGGCTGCACCGCGCTCGGGACGATGGAGCCGGAATCGGCTGCGCGGTCCACGGCCGATATTGCGGATCGGCTGATCGCCGCGACGGGTCCGATGCTGTTGCATTGGTATCATTTTCATAAAGCTGCGGAGGGTGAAACGGAAAAGCAGGCGCTGGAGCCGGAGCTGCTTCATGCGGATAAGGAGGCCGAATCCGGGGGGGATGCAGCGGTCACGGCTGAATCCGACGATGCGTTCGACATGGACCATTACACGGTTGCCGGCCATTTTCTATACCTGCTCCATAAGAAGCAAGCCGAGCCTCTCGCCGTAAGAGTGTTCGATATTTCGCTGGTGCTGTACGCCGAGCATGAGTTCAACGCTTCAACCTTCGCCTCGCGCGTGACGGCATCGACGCTGTCCAACTACTACTCATGCATCGCAACCGGGATCGGCACGCTGCGGGGAAATTTGCACGGCGGCGCCAACGAGGCGGTCATGGAGCTGATCACCCAATTCGACACGCCGGAGGAAGCGGAAGCCGCAACGCGCGAGAGGCTGGCGGCGAAGCAGCTTATTATGGGCTTCGGCCACCGCGTATATACCGTTTCCGACCCGCGTTCGGATATCATTAAAAAATGGTCGGAAACGCTCTCGCTCTGGGCGGACGACAGTCAGCTCTTCGCCATCTCGGAGGCAGTGGAGAAGGTGATGCGGCAGGAAAAGAGCCTGTTCCCGAATCTCGATTTCTACAGCGCGTCCGCCTATCATTTCATGGGCATTCCGACGGCGATGTTCACGCCGATCTTCGTCATCTCCCGCATAACGGGCTGGACCGCCCACGTCATGGAGCAGCGGCAAAATAACCGGATTATTCGTCCGACCGCCGCGTACGTCGGCCCGGAAACGCAGCCGTGGCTGGCCGTGCACGAGCGCCGGTAA